The Conexivisphaera calida genome includes a region encoding these proteins:
- a CDS encoding TQO small subunit DoxD, with the protein MSESKVDRTQMALPILRITLGWMFFSAFLRRVVNVPAKMNPASSAYVGGKLITFIPHAWLISGVLAYTLEHPVMLYEFLVLWTALEAIFGLFMMLGFLSRFSGLALALLVWGIGLGAGWLGTTCLDEWQIAAVEGAAAIMFMFTGSRWLSIDQLIARKYPNGLRIGRWHIPLW; encoded by the coding sequence ATGAGCGAAAGTAAGGTCGACAGGACCCAGATGGCACTGCCGATACTGAGGATAACGCTCGGCTGGATGTTCTTCTCCGCCTTCCTCAGGAGGGTCGTCAACGTGCCGGCGAAGATGAATCCCGCTTCCTCAGCATACGTGGGCGGCAAGCTGATCACGTTCATACCGCACGCCTGGTTGATCTCCGGGGTCCTCGCGTACACCTTGGAGCACCCAGTGATGCTCTACGAGTTCCTGGTCCTCTGGACAGCGCTCGAGGCGATCTTCGGGCTGTTCATGATGCTCGGATTCCTGAGCAGGTTCTCCGGCCTCGCACTCGCGCTCCTCGTGTGGGGGATAGGGCTCGGCGCTGGATGGCTTGGCACGACTTGCCTGGACGAGTGGCAGATAGCCGCCGTTGAGGGCGCCGCTGCCATCATGTTCATGTTCACCGGCAGCAGGTGGCTCTCGATCGACCAGCTGATAGCTAGGAAGTATCCGAATGGCCTGAGGATAGGGAGGTGGCACATACCCCTCTGGTGA
- a CDS encoding DEAD/DEAH box helicase: MEALAPGDTSAVLGELGYDYYSYEEEAVRPELSEVKFSDLLPGLSSSDDPELFELSRRNLYRHQEEAYRALEAGRNLILRSGTGSGKTEAWLLHVARGGVKALAIYPTLALANDQIRRIIGISRATGLKVEALDALRRDDLVQANGRAALRARIAELDVLVTNPAFLLNEVKKLVAGTRGRLMDRFLSSVGLIVIDELDFYGPREIALLLSSLRLLRELASDGFRVAVLTATLSDPGPLADFIRELTGHEVSVVEGRPFRVRNRVYVVLGKDLRRIWEELRSHESELRASGSVGDDLLEALGDYEKFRLVHYKVMEAARALGIAIPGTEYDPVEVLRRYVEDPVLTLVFTRNIAKAEELGRRLRSVLPPELQGRVAVHHHLASRIDRAEQEERARRGEVKILISPRTLSQGLDIGLVGRIVHVGLPESTREFVQKEGRKGRRESLEYSETVVFPLSAWDRELLSRGVETLRRWMELGPERALVNPRNKYMELFESLAQFISPSMRPSMPRERYEFLRSMGLVEGNELTDAGKRVWRNMNFYEFAPPFGVKRLMDEEPSPRYLEDVSHCDLVEKFQPGSIDYSADGVVVEHRRSEGAVTAIVERRLSERTLWDYAPLAQAYEEYEKAKFQWRERPNLFSDYVNGRLHSDVRCIVYPPRRGFGRYDKIPNRVLWRIYSSQPFVRRVSERTVVRRDMRVVDVPASTSGRYSDYTYGVNLELDPTEDVNLIRIGLAYTLIVLRRRHGISLDALQYDLGKVGEKKYMGLHEPESSGLLEELDWSALRSEVESYQPDDLDDVLMSALDEYAYADFLGYGLRWDIARAYAVKAIDYFLLQQRVVMRVRGRPVSVPKPSRALRLLSLEAMSLPLDDDGRIRLIAVATHDGEKPSATVLKSEFGLLSGDADEVRRGIFSAVDSGFKVLVYDLRSVLDALTSSGMSSVAMLLRQMESDGSLVEVRREVSAALGEDVPLTDADEAVLGRERKVGLAELRREYEYATSKVRGREYSDWEYYLRYLEGYLEEFVKENAESALLLHLVAERLRGP; this comes from the coding sequence TTGGAGGCTCTGGCGCCCGGCGACACGTCCGCAGTGCTCGGGGAGCTCGGATACGACTACTACAGCTACGAGGAGGAGGCGGTGAGGCCCGAGCTCTCAGAAGTGAAGTTCTCCGACCTGCTCCCCGGGCTCTCCTCGTCGGACGATCCCGAGCTCTTCGAACTCTCCAGGAGGAACCTGTACCGTCACCAGGAGGAGGCCTACAGGGCGCTGGAGGCGGGCAGGAACCTGATACTCAGGAGCGGCACAGGGTCCGGGAAGACCGAGGCGTGGCTGCTGCACGTGGCCAGGGGAGGCGTGAAGGCACTCGCCATCTATCCGACGCTGGCGCTGGCCAACGACCAGATAAGGAGGATAATCGGCATATCTCGTGCCACCGGGCTGAAGGTGGAGGCGCTCGACGCCCTGAGGAGGGACGACCTCGTGCAGGCGAACGGGAGGGCCGCGCTCAGGGCCAGGATAGCCGAGCTCGACGTGCTGGTGACAAATCCGGCCTTCCTGCTCAACGAGGTGAAGAAGCTGGTGGCCGGGACGAGGGGGAGGCTCATGGACAGGTTCCTCTCCTCCGTGGGGCTCATAGTTATAGACGAGCTGGATTTCTACGGCCCCAGGGAGATAGCGCTCCTCCTCTCCTCCCTCAGGCTCCTCAGGGAGCTGGCATCCGACGGCTTCAGGGTGGCCGTGCTGACCGCAACCCTCAGCGATCCGGGTCCCCTGGCCGACTTCATAAGGGAACTGACGGGCCACGAGGTGTCGGTGGTGGAGGGCCGGCCGTTCAGGGTCAGGAACCGCGTCTACGTGGTGCTCGGGAAGGACCTGAGGAGGATCTGGGAGGAGCTCAGGTCGCACGAGTCGGAGCTCCGCGCCTCGGGATCCGTGGGCGACGACCTCCTGGAGGCCCTGGGAGACTACGAGAAGTTCAGGCTCGTCCACTACAAGGTCATGGAGGCCGCGCGCGCCCTGGGCATCGCGATCCCCGGGACCGAGTACGATCCAGTCGAGGTCCTCAGGAGGTACGTCGAGGATCCCGTCCTGACGCTCGTGTTCACGCGCAACATAGCGAAGGCCGAGGAGCTCGGCAGGAGGCTCAGATCGGTCCTGCCGCCCGAGCTCCAGGGCCGCGTGGCGGTGCATCATCACCTGGCATCGAGGATCGACAGGGCCGAGCAGGAGGAGAGGGCCAGGAGGGGCGAGGTCAAGATACTCATATCCCCCAGGACCCTCTCGCAGGGCCTGGACATAGGACTCGTGGGCAGGATAGTGCACGTCGGGCTCCCGGAGAGCACCCGCGAGTTCGTCCAGAAGGAGGGCAGGAAGGGCAGAAGGGAATCCCTGGAGTACTCGGAGACCGTGGTGTTTCCGCTCTCGGCATGGGACAGGGAACTCCTCTCCAGGGGGGTCGAGACGCTCCGGCGCTGGATGGAGCTCGGGCCCGAGAGGGCGCTCGTCAACCCGCGCAACAAGTACATGGAGCTCTTTGAGTCGCTCGCGCAGTTCATATCGCCCTCCATGCGTCCCTCCATGCCGCGCGAGAGGTACGAGTTCCTGAGATCCATGGGCCTCGTGGAGGGCAACGAGCTGACCGACGCGGGGAAGAGGGTGTGGCGCAATATGAACTTCTACGAGTTCGCCCCTCCCTTCGGCGTCAAGCGCCTGATGGACGAGGAGCCGTCTCCGCGCTACCTCGAGGACGTTTCGCATTGCGACCTGGTGGAGAAGTTCCAGCCGGGGAGCATCGACTACTCAGCGGACGGGGTCGTGGTGGAGCACAGGAGGTCCGAGGGCGCGGTCACGGCCATAGTGGAGCGCAGGCTGTCGGAGAGGACCCTCTGGGACTACGCGCCCCTCGCGCAGGCGTACGAGGAGTACGAGAAGGCCAAGTTCCAGTGGCGCGAGCGCCCCAACCTGTTCTCCGACTACGTGAACGGCCGCCTCCACTCCGACGTCCGCTGCATAGTCTACCCGCCCAGGAGGGGGTTCGGCAGGTACGACAAGATACCCAACAGGGTCCTCTGGAGGATATACAGCTCCCAGCCATTCGTCAGAAGGGTGTCGGAGAGGACCGTGGTGAGGAGGGACATGCGCGTCGTCGACGTCCCGGCCTCCACCTCCGGGAGGTACAGCGACTACACGTATGGCGTGAACCTGGAGCTGGACCCGACAGAGGACGTCAACCTCATCAGGATAGGCCTCGCGTACACGCTCATAGTCCTCAGGAGAAGACACGGGATCTCGCTCGACGCCCTCCAGTACGACCTGGGGAAGGTCGGCGAGAAGAAGTACATGGGACTCCACGAGCCCGAGAGCTCCGGGCTCCTGGAGGAGCTCGACTGGTCCGCGCTGAGGTCGGAGGTGGAGTCGTACCAGCCAGACGACCTGGACGACGTCCTGATGAGCGCCCTCGACGAGTACGCATACGCAGACTTCCTGGGATACGGCCTGCGCTGGGACATCGCGAGGGCCTACGCTGTGAAGGCCATCGACTACTTCCTGCTGCAGCAGCGCGTCGTCATGAGGGTCAGGGGGCGCCCCGTGTCCGTGCCCAAGCCCTCGAGGGCCCTCAGGCTGCTCTCGCTAGAGGCGATGAGCCTCCCGCTGGACGACGACGGCCGCATACGCCTGATCGCGGTCGCCACACACGACGGCGAGAAGCCGAGCGCCACCGTCCTGAAGTCGGAGTTCGGCCTACTATCGGGCGACGCGGACGAGGTGAGGCGCGGGATATTCTCGGCGGTGGACTCCGGCTTCAAGGTCCTAGTGTACGATCTCAGGTCCGTGCTCGACGCGCTCACGTCCTCCGGGATGAGCTCCGTGGCAATGCTCCTCAGGCAGATGGAGTCCGATGGCTCCCTCGTGGAGGTCAGGAGGGAGGTGTCGGCGGCGCTCGGCGAGGACGTGCCCCTCACGGACGCCGACGAGGCGGTACTCGGGAGGGAGAGGAAGGTCGGGCTGGCCGAGCTCAGGAGGGAGTACGAGTACGCCACGTCGAAGGTGCGCGGCCGCGAGTACTCAGACTGGGAGTACTACCTGAGGTACCTCGAGGGATATCTGGAGGAGTTCGTAAAGGAGAACGCGGAGTCGGCGCTCCTGCTCCACCTAGTGGCCGAAAGGCTCAGAGGACCTTGA
- a CDS encoding TQO small subunit DoxA domain-containing protein — MDKYVVAVAIFIVIATGLTFASYQVFYHGFTNLTNYSKTPGYDLHGTQLFSNGTLDLQISRVDGPDTYGGFIVLVQVLYPNGTVLYRWNTSQLGHVPQSDIHNEFPLHPVKSDGFALVVPLGQNATVVLQMRGTVPPGTYIVRAYDVDGQYAAYGQKFQATVVVQ, encoded by the coding sequence ATGGACAAGTACGTAGTTGCGGTCGCTATATTCATCGTGATAGCCACGGGGCTCACGTTCGCCAGCTATCAGGTGTTCTACCACGGCTTCACGAACCTCACCAACTACTCGAAGACGCCCGGATACGATCTCCACGGGACCCAGCTCTTCTCCAACGGGACGCTCGACCTCCAGATATCCCGCGTCGATGGACCCGACACCTACGGCGGCTTCATAGTGCTGGTCCAGGTGCTATATCCAAACGGGACCGTGCTCTACCGGTGGAACACCTCGCAGCTCGGCCACGTGCCGCAGTCCGACATCCACAACGAGTTCCCGCTCCATCCGGTGAAATCCGATGGCTTCGCGCTCGTCGTGCCCCTGGGCCAGAACGCGACCGTCGTGCTCCAGATGCGCGGCACAGTTCCCCCGGGGACCTACATAGTCAGGGCGTATGACGTCGACGGACAGTACGCGGCGTATGGTCAGAAGTTCCAAGCGACAGTCGTGGTCCAGTGA